In Oscarella lobularis chromosome 5, ooOscLobu1.1, whole genome shotgun sequence, the genomic window aaagcgaaCAAATACGTGCAGTGACGTTCGTAGAtgcttggtcagcaaaattcAATGCAGGGTGTCCTTCCGGCTCTCTATCGGAGAATCTCTAACTAATCGAACGTTGGCGAACTCACAAAGCATTCGTTTAGGCTACTGACTACGAGCCAGAATCGCTCATAATCGAACGGGTCCACGTGCACGTCGTGCACGTCGTGCAGTCGCGCCAATCCGGGCCCAACGAACATGGCGGATGGAGTCGCAGCCACAAACGAAGATGCGACGGCATGCAAGCGCTTTGCCGTCGACAAAGGCTACTGGGACGATCCGTTCATCGCATCTCTCAGCAGACCAGCCCAACGAAAGTCTCCAGAAATCAGTCGCGGCTACTACGCGCGAATCAAAGCAATCGAAACGCTCGTTCTCCGCTTCCTATCGCGCGCAGGACGCGCAGAGGCTCAGATCATCTCACTGGGAGCCGGATTCGACACGCTCTATTGGCGCTTGTGCGCCAACGAACGCGAGCCGCGTCTCTACGTGGAAATCGACGTTCCAAGCGTCGCACGTCGCAAGCAGGCCTACTGCCAATCGAAAGCCAATCTCGGGAGCGTACTGCGCGGTTCCGTGAGCGTCGACGCTCTAGGATTGCACAGCAGCGGCTATCACTTGGTGGGCGTCGATATAACGGACGTGGAGACGTTggagaaagtcgtcgcctCTCTCGAGATATCGAGAGAGCTTCCGACGTTGATTTTAGCCGAGTGCGTGCTCGTCTATCTCGAACCGGCGCGATCGAGACGCTTGATTGCATGGGCCGGGCAATATTTCTCCGTCACTTCGATTTTCATTAATTATGGACCGGTGAACGTTTGCGATCGGTTTGGACGCGTCATGGTGGAGAATTTGAGAATGAGAAGGGCGGCGTTTTTGGGCGCTGACGACTGTACCGATTTGGAAAAACAACGAGAGGTCTTCGTAGAGTGCGGCTGGGAGGAATCGCGCTCTGTGGACATGCTTGAGGTCTACGGCACTCTTCCACAAGAGGACGTGCAACGAATCGAAAGATTGGAATTCTTAGATGAGAGGGAGTTGCTTGAACAGCTTCTGCAGCACTATAGTGTTAGTTGGGCTATTCGCGATGTGACCAAAATAGGTTTGTCTGAAATACAGATCTAGAATATTGATTTTGGGTATTTCCTAATTAAAAGAGAGTGATATTTTCTCACATGTGAATGCAGACAGCGTCTGCATTCCCGTCGCGTTTTGGCTGTAATATTCTTGTGGTCACTTCTTAGTAATAGACAATAAAAGACTAATCCCTTGCCATTCTTGCTACGTTTTTTCATTCATATCTGAAGAGCAATATTGCTTGGCCTCCTGGCGCGGAAAAAGGCTGTTGAATCAACAAAGAGCATGATGAATATTTGGCACGGCTGGGGTACAATGAGATGTCAGAGAGTGAGTGAATGAACAGTAAACAGTCTGCTGAACAGTGCATAATTGAACGGTTGCAACTGTTTTGTTCCGTTATTGTGTTGCAATATCACTGCAAAGAGCCTGTACATTGATATCTCTCTCAGTCCTCTGATGTAAAGCACATTGAAACCCGGACATATCTAAATTCATTCATGGACAGGTGAGTAAGTTCAAGACGGGATTGAATTAGGAAGGCCCACTTCTCTAGGTTTCCTTTCTTGAAATCAAATGAGAGACCTTCGCAAACAGAGGAAAAAGACTCGCCCGTACTTGTAATAAGAGATATTCTCCCACATTCTTGATTGAAGTTGTGTAGCTTTCACAAACTGAAGTAGTTCGCGAAAGGCTACAATGGCGCCAAATCCTCAGTCGGAAAAACGTTGGGAAAATGGTCAATAGCTGGCAATTTCGAGCAGTCGTTCTGCTGTCAATATTTTTCAACGCTGTCATTATTGGAGTGGAAACTAACGTCGAACTGGTACTAGATAagccgctttcgcttctgaCTCACTAAAAACGCCAACATGGCGTGTCTTCAGGCAGAAAAGCACAGCACGTTATTTACTGTACTGGATGAGTTTCTCTTGAGCATAGCCGTCGTTGAAATAGCGCTCAAGTGGTATTCAaactttctcctcttctggAAGTCTGGCTGGAATGTTTTTGActtctttgtcgtcttcgtatCCGTTCTGATTCCGGGTAACAAAGTCTTTGTGCCACCAGTTAATTATCCAACTTCTGTACGTAGCTTTCACATTTATTACTGATGCGAAATTCTTTCGAGCAATCAAAGTCATGAGATCACTTAGGCTTCTGCGCGGGTAAGAGCATacgtgagaaaaaatgagTCATATAACACATTAGGATCAACGTCCTCCCTGGCCTGCAGCTAGTCGTTCAAACTGTTCTCCAATCAGTGTCAGGTACAGCAGTCTTTGCAAGTCAGGATACGACACAAAAGTTGTTGAGTAGATATGGCTAACATATTACTGTTACTGGTCATTGTCATGTTTATTTTCGCCATTGTTGGCGTTTCATTTTTTGGAGAATACAGCTATGAAAACTTCGGAGAGTTGCCTCAAGGTTAGATGCAGGATTACTAGAAGAAACGTATTTTTATTGATGGACACAGCTATGTTTACATTATTTATCTGCGTTACTCAAGACGGATGGATGGTCATATTTGAAAAACTCCGAGTTAATCATATGATAGAAATGTTACTGCCAGTAGCAAGCTCCATTTAGGCTAAAGGACAATATGTAACAGCAGCCATTTACTTCACAATTTTCATCACAATTGGAGCATTTGTGTTTGCAAATTTAATAGTGGCCGTCGTTGTGACCAATCTGGTAATGAAACGGTTGTACCTGGCTGGTTTACATCACAATTAAAACGTTAGGAAGCTTCAGTGGCCCAACAGCAGAAGCAAGGCACTGAACAACAGTCTTCAGACACAGAAAACGGTATGATACATGTCTACGAAGTGGCTGCGTCTATTCTAACGTCCTGTTCAGTTAAAGCCACGGAAAATCAGGTAGCTGAACTGCCAAAAGTGTCTCAGACGCCATTCGAAATATCTGTACTCACAAATAGACTATCCACTTACCAATTGAACCTGACTATTTAGCAATTTCACAAAAATCTCTCTTCTAAAAAATTGGAGAACTACTTTCTGGTCCTGAGTGCTATAGAAGACAACCTACATCGCTTCAAATGCCTAAAAGACGAACTATCACAGGTACGAAAGACAAAAGTATCACATATTTGCTCCTTTTCACATTGTTTAGATTCTGTATAAGCTCAAGCATGAGAACAGCCACAATGCCAGCCCGCATCGAATACACTCGGACGCAAATCAACCGATTTCTCCTAGTCCAATAGAAGCACGTAGAAGTAGCCAACCAATTGCACCGACCTTAAGCCACCACGCA contains:
- the LOC136187578 gene encoding leucine carboxyl methyltransferase 1-like yields the protein MADGVAATNEDATACKRFAVDKGYWDDPFIASLSRPAQRKSPEISRGYYARIKAIETLVLRFLSRAGRAEAQIISLGAGFDTLYWRLCANEREPRLYVEIDVPSVARRKQAYCQSKANLGSVLRGSVSVDALGLHSSGYHLVGVDITDVETLEKVVASLEISRELPTLILAECVLVYLEPARSRRLIAWAGQYFSVTSIFINYGPVNVCDRFGRVMVENLRMRRAAFLGADDCTDLEKQREVFVECGWEESRSVDMLEVYGTLPQEDVQRIERLEFLDERELLEQLLQHYSVSWAIRDVTKIGLSEIQI
- the LOC136187838 gene encoding cation channel sperm-associated protein 4-like; this translates as MDRFPFLKSNERPSQTEEKDSPLSQTEVVRERLQWRQILSRKNVGKMVNSWQFRAVVLLSIFFNAVIIGVETNVELAEKHSTLFTVLDEFLLSIAVVEIALKWYSNFLLFWKSGWNVFDFFVVFVSVLIPAFTFITDAKFFRAIKVMRSLRLLRGINVLPGLQLVVQTVLQSVSDMANILLLLVIVMFIFAIVGVSFFGEYSYENFGELPQAMFTLFICVTQDGWMVIFEKLRAKGQYVTAAIYFTIFITIGAFVFANLIVAVVVTNLEASVAQQQKQGTEQQSSDTENVKATENQVAELPKVSQTPFEISQFHKNLSSKKLENYFLVLSAIEDNLHRFKCLKDELSQILYKLKHENSHNASPHRIHSDANQPISPSPIEARRSSQPIAPTLSHHARKASIALRGPKTGDLLSDFVMLNRKKKIDSMCATNMEDLMRQTAKALFIAPLKEASRSF